Part of the bacterium genome, TATCCACGAATGCGAAAATCGTAAAGATTGCGACTTTCTATTCGGAGGTGTTTCAAATGCTAAAAACATTAGTGCTTACTCTATCCATACTCGCAATCGTGGGAATAGCTTTCGTATCTGCTGACGATGAACAAAAGGTAAAAATTAAGGCAGATGCAATTACAGGAAAAATTGTTTCAGTCGAAATGGAGAAAAAGGCCATTACGCTTCGGGACGCCACGACCGGAGAAAACGTGATCTATGTTTTCAACGATACGACCACGTTTTATAGAGATGGAAACGTAATCGAAGTAAAAACTCTTGTGCCAGACGAGGAGGTTACTCTGAAACTTGACACGGCTGGCAAAGAGAAGAACATTATCCTTCGACTTGACACTCCCATTGTTGTAGTTGAGGAAGAGAAGAAGGATTAATCTTCCTTTTTATGGTCCGGTCCGGTGCTACACACCGGACCATTCCTTCGTGATCCAAACTTCGCAGAAGGCAAAAAATCTTTCTTAAGTTTCCAACCAGGGGTTAATTACTTTGAGACCAGGATACTGAAAATCCCCGGAGTTGCGTGTTACAAGCCGCAGCTCATAACGCAGTGCGGTCGCGGCGAGAAGACTGTCAATAACAGGAACAGGTCTGCGGATCTCTGCCAGGAGCCGCCCCCAGAGATCTGCCACTGAAAGATCTACGGCAAGGACTCGCCCCTCGAACCATGCCGGAAGTTCATGCTCGAGCCAAACGCGAAGTTTTTCCTGTCGTCTTCTATCGCCGACAGATTCGATTCCCTTTCGAACTTCACCGAGTGTCAGAACACTCACAAAGAGTGCTTCGCCGGGAATCTGATCGAGCCACGAAATCACCGTTCTGTTCGGTCGGCGACGAATCGTTTCCGATACGATGTTGGTATCCAGCAAATAACTCATTCGAGATCGATGTCTCGGCTTAATGTTTGCTCCCGCTGGAGGTTAAGCCTCAGTCCGTAAAGCGGCGAACGGCGCATGAACTTTACAAAACTTCCAGGGGGGTTTTTCAGCCGTTCATATTCGTCACTCGAAATCACAACGGCTACCGGAGCGCCGTGAACCGTGATTCTCTGCGGTCCTTCCTTGGCAGCTTTTTTGATAAGCTCACTTAAGCGGGCTTTTGCCTCTTGGAGTTGCCATGTATCCATAGATTCCTCGCAAAAATTATGGTTATACTAGTCAGACTATATTCGCATTTTTTTCCAAAGACGTCAAACGTGCCTGGATCTAAACGTGATTTCGCAGCATCAACTCCGCGGGGTAGGGATCCAGATAAACTTGCTGCTGGATCCAGGCGTTCGGGTGCTTGCGGAAGTGGTGTTTTAGCAAGGTTATAGGCATGATCAGCGGTAGATTTCCTTTGCAGTATTCTTCAATGTGATAGACCAATTCCTGTTTATCGTCCGTATCGAGCGATTCTTTCAGAAAACCCATCAAATGTTGAAGCACATTCGCGTGTTTACGCGGAGTTGCCCTTCTTTTTAAAGTGTTCATGAAACAACTACTGTACTTCTGCAACACCTGGCTTGTGAGTTTGCCCGCGCGAGCAACAATTCTTCCGAGAACGCGATAATCCTCAGGGCTGTGGGAAAGCAATGTCATTTTATGTCTGCTGTGGAAAGCCACCAGATCATGGGGCGCGCCGCAGGCTGCTAATAGATTCGTTAGCCTCGCATAACAGAACATTCGTTCGATAAAATTTTCCCTTAAGACTGGATCCTGTAGCCTTCCTTCTTCCTCAACAGGAAGCAAGGGATGCATCCGGATGAAAGTGTCCGCGAAAATTCCCCGGCCTTTTCTTTTTACTCCTTTGCTGGAATGTATGCGGACCCGCTCCATTCCACAGGAGGGAGAATCTTTTTTGAAAATGAATGCGTGCAATCCTTGAAGCTGCTTTGCGCGCCACGATGAAAATTGGATCATCGGATCGGTCCAATCTTTTTTCGAACGGACACCCATCATCCTGATTCCCGAAGCAGATTCTACAAGTTGAACACTCTCACGTGGGACGCCCATTCCTACTTCCACTTCGGGACATACAGGCACCCATTCCACGTACCGGCTTAGAATTTCCGTCAGAAATGGGTCCCGTTTGTGTTCACCGTCATAACGCACTCTTTCTCCAAGAAGACATAGGCTCACGCCGATTCGGATTTTGGTATGTTTCATCGGTGTAATCATACATACAAAATATCTCTGGAGGGATCTTGACAATGGTCAAACGGGAAATAGGTTTCAGGACAAATAGGAGTACAACCGTGAGCAAGAAGATAACACGCTTGAGCTTTGCGATTTTGTTCGTTTTCCTCTTCTCGTCGCTATCGGAAGCAGTTGTTCGGGTTCGTAAACTAGGAGATCCCAAAACGGCTTTCTATAGTCCCGATATAAAAACACCGGATGACTTGAAGAAGATGCTGGAGGTCAGGAGAGATGACATCCAGCAAGTTCTGGCGCGGGCTCGCTGGTCCGGGAACCCGCAGGATTTACTTAACGCCCTGGACACTGGAACATTTTCAGAAACAACGATTTCAACGGGAACGCAAATGCGTTTCATGGCGGCTCGCAAGGCGGGGCGTCCGCATGCCATGATCGATGTGCTTTATGAAGGGCCTCCTTTTGAAGCTTATTACGTGGATTTTGAATCAGGAGGCACAGGATGGCGTTTCTACGCGCCGAAAATTTGCAGCAATTTTTGGCTGGAAGAAAGAGTGATTGAAAAACCAGCGCCTCCGCCACCTCCACCACCTCCGCCGCCACCAGCTCCTCCACCGCCAGAACCGGCACCTGTGCCTGAACCGCCTCCGGCACCAGAACCGGAAGTGGAACCGGAAGGACCAGGACTCTTCTTTGTTGCCGGTTTCCTTGGCAAAGAACGAAGAGTGGATTTTGACAATGACTTATTCCTCGGAGCTGAGTGTGAAACCATCCTGGGAGTAAAAGGAGGGATTCTGCCGCGCCTTTCCGACAACGTCGAAGCAGAGCTGTCTATCGGCGGAAAATTTGTTATCGGAGACAATGATAACGATGGGAACGATGATGATCCTTTCAGTGGTGACGACGAAGACGATGATGGTAATGAAGACTCGGATCATACGCTATTCATCGATGCGGCAGTACACGCTGTTTTCGAACACGGTTACGTGGGAGGCGGCGTGAGTTTCTGGGATTTGAATAACGAAGATCAGCGTACGGTTGCTCTTCTCGTTCAGTTCGGTGTGGGTCCGGAAAAACTTCAGATTGCGTTTGAGGCACGCGCGCCATTTGAAGATATGGATGACATCGGCAACAACTACATGTTCTGGGGCGGTATCCGAATTCGTCCGTAAAGAACTATTGCGTTCGAAAGGCTGCAAGGCAGAAACCGCTGCACTGCAGCCATTTTCTTTTAAGATGCGCAATGTTACACTCGCGTGAATGAAGCGAGCCGCATTAACATCTCTACTGATTTTTCTGTTCTCATCTCTTCTTGCGGCAACTCCGAAGCTCGAAGATATTCTGAGTTCTCCATTTCCTTACTCACTGGTTAGCGCAACCGAAAAGGATCGCGTGGCCTGGGTGTTCAACGAAAGAGGACGCCGGAACATCTGGGTTGGAGATGGGCCGGAGTATAAACCACAGCGCATTACGGATTATCAGGACGATGACGGGCAGGAGCTGAGTGGGCTCACATTTTCAAAAGATGCCGAGTTTATCGTGTATGTTCGCGGCGGCGATCCGAATTCGAAGCAAGAATATCCGAATCCGAATAGTGATCCGGCGGGCGCCAAGCAGGAAGTATGGGCTGTTTCTATTGTTGGTGGAACCCCAATAAGGATTGGTGAGGGATCCTCTCCAGCGATTTCGCCGGATTCAAAGACTATCGCGTTTGTAAAGAGCGGACAAATTTATTCTGCGGCGATGCAGGATCCAAAAGAAGCGAAGCAATTGTTGCATGCGCGCGGTCAGAATTTTTTTCCAGTCTGGTCACCGGATGGTGCGCGGTTGGCTTTCGTCAGTTTCCGCGATGATCATAATTTCATCGGCGTTTACGATCCAACGACAAGTAAGATTACGTGGCTTTCGCCGGATGTGGATCTGGATTTTCAGCCTGTGTGGTCTGCGGATTCGAAGCAGATAGCATTCTTGCGGTTTCCTGGAAAACGAGCCGAGCCGGATGCAACGTGGGAACCCACTTCAAGATTTTCGATCTGGATCGCAGATGCGGAAACCGGAGCCGGACGTAAGGTCTGGACATCGCCGGATGAGTCTGGAGGCTTTGCACAATATTATTCGAATTCACCGCTGATGTGGGGAGCGGAAAACAGGCTTCTGTTTTACTGGGAAACGGACGGCTGGATTCGCATCTACTCCGTTTCGACAGCAGGTGGAAAAGAGATTTCGTTGACACCAGCAGGCTGTGAAACAGAACATGCTCTGTTGTCTGCGGACCGGAAACAATTGATTTTTAACTCCAACTGCGGAGATATTGACCGGCGTCATCTCTGGATGGTTCCAGTTGGTGGAGGTTCCCCGAAAAAGCTGACGCAGGGAAACGGCATTGAATGGAGTCCTGTGGTTGCCGGCGCGAATGTAATTTTTTTGTGTTCAACAGCAAGACAACCTGCTGCTCCCGCTGCAATTCCGATGGCAGGTGGAAATCCCCGGCTTCTTGCTCCGGAACGGCTGGAAACGGTGCCGGTGAAGGAACTTGTCGAGCCTCAGCAGGTGATTTTCAAATCCATGGATGGGACGGAAGTTCACGGACAACTATTCCTGCCATCAGGATCAAAGACAAAACTTCCGGCGCTCATCTACATGCATGGCGGTCCAATTCGACAAATGCTTACTGGCTGGCACTACATGGATTACTACCACAACGCATACGGAATGAATCAGTATTTAGCGGCAAATGGTTACGCTGTGCTT contains:
- a CDS encoding prolyl oligopeptidase family serine peptidase — protein: MKRAALTSLLIFLFSSLLAATPKLEDILSSPFPYSLVSATEKDRVAWVFNERGRRNIWVGDGPEYKPQRITDYQDDDGQELSGLTFSKDAEFIVYVRGGDPNSKQEYPNPNSDPAGAKQEVWAVSIVGGTPIRIGEGSSPAISPDSKTIAFVKSGQIYSAAMQDPKEAKQLLHARGQNFFPVWSPDGARLAFVSFRDDHNFIGVYDPTTSKITWLSPDVDLDFQPVWSADSKQIAFLRFPGKRAEPDATWEPTSRFSIWIADAETGAGRKVWTSPDESGGFAQYYSNSPLMWGAENRLLFYWETDGWIRIYSVSTAGGKEISLTPAGCETEHALLSADRKQLIFNSNCGDIDRRHLWMVPVGGGSPKKLTQGNGIEWSPVVAGANVIFLCSTARQPAAPAAIPMAGGNPRLLAPERLETVPVKELVEPQQVIFKSMDGTEVHGQLFLPSGSKTKLPALIYMHGGPIRQMLTGWHYMDYYHNAYGMNQYLAANGYAVLAVNFRCGIGYGRAFRRAENQGPYGASEYQDIVAAARLLQKRTDIDANRIGLWGGSYGGYLTALGLARDSELFAAGVDLHGVHDWALRAKLRGAEDWGIRGDEMMRRAFDSSPVADVATWTSPVLFIIGDDDRNVDFIETTDLVQRLRKEGKASVETLIFPDEVHDLLRHKNWLRTFHATLDFFNRHLEAK
- a CDS encoding type II toxin-antitoxin system Phd/YefM family antitoxin — encoded protein: MDTWQLQEAKARLSELIKKAAKEGPQRITVHGAPVAVVISSDEYERLKNPPGSFVKFMRRSPLYGLRLNLQREQTLSRDIDLE
- a CDS encoding type II toxin-antitoxin system VapC family toxin; this encodes MSYLLDTNIVSETIRRRPNRTVISWLDQIPGEALFVSVLTLGEVRKGIESVGDRRRQEKLRVWLEHELPAWFEGRVLAVDLSVADLWGRLLAEIRRPVPVIDSLLAATALRYELRLVTRNSGDFQYPGLKVINPWLET
- a CDS encoding DUF523 and DUF1722 domain-containing protein, which produces MITPMKHTKIRIGVSLCLLGERVRYDGEHKRDPFLTEILSRYVEWVPVCPEVEVGMGVPRESVQLVESASGIRMMGVRSKKDWTDPMIQFSSWRAKQLQGLHAFIFKKDSPSCGMERVRIHSSKGVKRKGRGIFADTFIRMHPLLPVEEEGRLQDPVLRENFIERMFCYARLTNLLAACGAPHDLVAFHSRHKMTLLSHSPEDYRVLGRIVARAGKLTSQVLQKYSSCFMNTLKRRATPRKHANVLQHLMGFLKESLDTDDKQELVYHIEEYCKGNLPLIMPITLLKHHFRKHPNAWIQQQVYLDPYPAELMLRNHV